A stretch of Colletotrichum lupini chromosome 2, complete sequence DNA encodes these proteins:
- a CDS encoding transmembrane GTPase fzo1, with the protein MSQDYFSKKGKAPMDQEIEKDDNDAPYQPVPSSSRPPQFMTVGSGSTSAHAAHLQSLLENDSGYGGSIADGDAMTSSGDRHIPTPVNGQLSEADRRSQAGAIHQLWYNAHRVTLGRSINKVIELLKELQEMNVSWPAHYPSVQRAEGARPAPSHSYSTIGEAPASTSASSVPSSPTAPPSLRRSFTSLEARESAESSRAQERRAPEEPRLVTPQIAQDFSVLKLDLKLGSLHQAELVHSLEKGSIASLLDGKISSSVRHLLNLRERIEDTSSKVLITGDLNAGKSTFCNALLRRKVLPEDQQPCTAIFCEVLDARENGGLEEVHAVHKDADYDRHNETTYDVYKLAQLEELVVDNEKYTQCKVYVKDVRTIDESLLNNGVVDIALIDAPGLNSDTTKTTAVFARQEEIDVVVFVVSAANHFTMTAKEFIWAAAAEKAYLFIVVNGYDNIRDKNRCQKMILDQVHGLSPRTHKESNELVHFVSSNAVPTAPAPPGGPSGGGSGGGGGDDPSDDPKGKGKDVEKIRDFENLEQSLRRFVLEKRARSKLAPAKTYLLNILNDVHVLANVNSEVANSELDRVVKELKEIEPQLESSRKATAQVGDEIDKITEGTCKEVYDYTRTTLSTAIDHAGDNNHGVPYRGIFNAFDYAEELKEAMMSYIHESVVACEEHAKTKTVGGVNAIKQLGIMHLGDDYQSLVFRPDVMFKRKRDSMARNVDVPTELWDFVDWHTIVQKQEKVAGTGMALTVAGALVPRMIGSSGWLDHALSAAKIMGNDNLRRLIVPAIVAASFAAAAYILNQIPNSLPHRLSTKIAAQLEAVDYVHTNSTRISGSVRKVLRFPADNLRVGLEQSVKDLGKRREETLKVRQESEVALKYFGNLVRNSAQQRTVVEGVDLDAPPPGAVGAGLH; encoded by the exons ATGAGCCAAGATTATTTTTCAAAGAAGGGCAAGGCCCCCATGGACCAGGAGATTGAGAAGGACGACAACGACGCGCCTTACCAACCAGTGCCGTCATCGAGCAGGCCACCGCAATTCATGACCGTTGGATCCGGCTCCACCTCTGCACATGCGGCGCATCTCCAGTCACTACTCGAAAACGATTCTGGCTACGGCGGCAGTATCGCGGACGGCGACGCCATGACTTCCTCCGGCGACCGACATATTCCGACTCCTGTCAATGGCCAGCTCTCCGAAGCTGACCGGCGCAGTCAGGCCGGCGCCATCCACCAGCTGTGGTACAATGCCCACAGGGTGACGCTGGGTCGCTCCATCAACAAGGTCATTGAGCTCCTCAAGGAGTTGCAAGAGATGAACGTGTCCTGGCCAGCCCACTATCCATCTGTCCAGCGAGCCGAGGGAGCCCGCCCTGCCCCTTCACACTCATATTCGACCATCGGCGAAGCCCCCGCGTCGACATCTGCCTCGTCCGTTCCGTCTTCTCCGACCGCTCCCCCATCCTTACGACGATCCTTCACATCGCTAGAAGCGCGCGAGAGTGCCGAGTCGAGCCGTGCACAGGAAAGACGGGCGCCAGAAGAGCCACGACTCGTCACACCTCAAATTGCCCAGGACTTCTCGGTCCTCAAACTGGATCTCAAGCTGGGCTCGCTTCACCAGGCAGAGCTTGTCCACTCTTTGGAGAAGGGGTCCATCGCCTCCCTTTTGGATGGCAAGATCAGTTCCAGCGTTCGACACCTGCTCAACCTCCGTGAACGGATCGAAGATACTTCCAGCAAAGTCTTGATCACTGGTGATCTGAATGCCGGCAAATCGACCTTCTGCAATGCTCTGCTTCGAAGAAAGGTCCTTCCCGAGGATCAACAACCCTGCACGGCAATCTTTTGCGAGGTTCTGGATGCAAGGGAGAATGGAGGCCTCGAGGAGGTGCATGCCGTTCACAAGGACGCCGACTATGACCGCCACAACGAGACCACATACGACGTTTACAAGCTGGCGCAGCTCGAGGAGCTCGTAGTGGACAACGAGAAATACACCCAATGCAAGGTCTACGTCAAGGATGTACGAACCATTGACGAGTCTCTGCTCAACAATGGTGTGGTTGATATCGCTTTGATCGATGCCCCGGGTCTCAACTCTGATACAACCAAAACGACGGCCGTCTTCGCCCGACAGGAGGAGATCGATGTCGTTGTCTTCGTGGTATCAGCTGCCAACCATTTCACTATGACGGCCAAGGAGTTCATCTGGGCAGCAGCTGCTGAGAAGGCTTACTTGTTCATTGTGGTGAACGGTTATGACAACATCAGAGACAAGAATAGGTGTCAGAAGATGATCCTCGACCAGGTCCACGGGCTGAGCCCGAGAACGCACAAGGAATCAAATGAGCTGGTTCACTTCGTCTCGAGTAATGCCGTTCCTACAGCTCCTGCGCCACCAGGCGGGCCGTCTGGTGGGGGCAGCGGCGGAGGCGGTGGTGACGACCCTAGTGACGATCCTAAGGGCAAAGGCAAGGACGTTGAGAAGATCCGAGACTTTGAGAACCTCGAGCAATCGTTGCGGAGATTCGTTCTCGAGAAGCGCGCCAGATCCAAGCTAGCACCGGCAAAGACTTACCTCCTCAATATTTTGAACGACGTTCACGTTCTTGCCAACGTCAACTCAGAGGTTGCAAACTCCGAACTTGATCGTGTCGTCAAGGAGCTCAAGGAGATTGAGCCCCAGCTCGAATCCAGCAGAAAGGCCACGGCGCAGGTTGGCGATGAGATTGACAAGATCACCGAAGGGACATGCAAGGAGGTCTATGACTACACGCGGACCACTCTCAGCACGGCTATCGATCATGCTGGGGACAACAACCACGGCGTTCCTTACCGGGGCATCTTCAATGCTTTCGATTACGCAGAGGAATTGAAGGAAGCCATGATGTCCTACATCCATGAGTCAGTTGTTGCCTGCGAGGAACACGCAAAGACCAAGACGGTCGGTGGCGTGAACGCCATTAAGCAGCTCGGCATTATGCATCTTGGCGACGACTACCAGAGCCTGGTGTTCCGGCCCGACGTCATGTTCAAGAGAAAGCGCGACTCCATGGCACGTAATGTCGACGTCCCCACTGAACTCTGGGATTTTGTCGACTGGCACACCATCGTCCAGAAGCAGGAGAAGGTGGCAGGCACGGGAATGGCTCTCACCGTTGCGGGAGCTCTCGTTCCTCGCATGATTGGTTCCAGCGGCTGGTTGGACCATGCGTTGAGCGCAGCGAAGATTATGGGCAACGACAACTTGCGTCGCCTCATTGTCCCCGCCATCGTTGCAGCTT CATTCGCAGCCGCCGCCTACATCCTCAACCAGATCCCCAACTCTCTGCCCCATCGGCTTTCCACCAAGATTGCGGCTCAACTGGAGGCAGTCGACTACGTGCACACCAACTCGACGCGCATCTCGGGCTCAGTCCGCAAGGTTCTCCGCTTCCCTGCCGACAACCTCCGCGTCGGCCTCGAGCAGTCCGTCAAGGACCTCGGCAAGCGCCGCGAGGAGACGCTCAAGGTCCGCCAGGAGAGCGAGGTCGCGCTAAAGTACTTTGGCAACCTCGTCCGCAACAGCGCGCAGCAGAGGACCGTCGTCGAGGGCGTCGACCTGGATGCCCCGCCGCCGGGCGCCGTCGGTGCCGGCCTTCActga
- a CDS encoding protein phosphatase 2C, whose protein sequence is MFGGGSNSAASKAESDPKEDRKSPSPESDKGASASLKSNDQAASGDKRSGNSSPPGRQQDGSADKKRRASGVQSKAAGLLAHAKNTLNFSQVGRSNSDVSSQTPLQKLGKQDPALAVPQGQHNNSAGDSIPGPRSTFRVGVWEDRNKKCRRTMEDTHAFLYNFLHTPAPAIDGKKSDSVSDEKDASSQEMVETDNGYFAIFDGHAGTFAADWCGKKLHIILEEIIRKNPNGPIPELLDQTFTSVDAQLEKLPLKNSGCTAAVAVLRWEERVPSDRSATGSQAIAPATAAATKAAKLTSEETADDKAASSGPEATHAKLKSAASRQRVLYTANVGDARIILCRGGKALRLSYDHKGSDENEGKRIANAGGLILNNRVNGVLAVTRALGDTYMKDLVTGHPYTTETVIQPESDEFMIIACDGLWDVCSDQEAVDLVRNIEDPVEASKLLVDHALNRFSTDNLSCMIVRLDKEALLESQNDKENAIGIERPPPNPAKVSESEKIIRETKQKIAEGGAPAIGVSASNSGRGHDPASIDNGDFKPTTLDGTLEEEPGPIDDGESPEVAPDTTPAILPAEVEQTDAAAPKKSS, encoded by the exons ATGTTCGGCGGCGGCTCTAACTCGGCTGCGTCCAAGGCGGAGAGCGACCCAAAAGAGGACCGCAAGTCGCCTTCGCCCGAATCCGACAAGGGCGCCTCAGCCTCCCTTAAGTCAAACGACCAGGCCGCCAGCGGCGACAAACGGAGCGGAAACAGCAGTCCCCCGGGACGACAGCAAGATGGCTCTGCGGATAAGAAGCGCCGTGCCAGCGGTGTTCAAAGTAAGGCCGCGGGCCTGCTGGCTCATGCCAAGAACACCCTGAACTTTTCCCAGGTCGGCCGATCCAACTCGGATGTGAGCTCGCAGACCCCTCTCCAGAAGCTGGGTAAGCAGGATCCTGCTCTCGCTGTGCCTCAGGGCCAGCACAACAACTCAGCCGGCGACTCAATTCCCGGCCCGCGTTCCACTTTCCGCGTCGGTGTCTGGGAAGATAGGAACAAAAAGTGCCGCCGTACCATGGAGGACACCCATGCCTTCCTCTATAACTTTTTGCATACCCCAGCCCCTGCCATCGATGGTAAAAAGAGCGACTCTGTATCCGACGAGAAGGACGCCTCCTCGCAAGAGATGGTTGAAACGGACAATGGATACTTTGCCATCTTTGATGGTCACGCTGGCACCTTTGCTGCCGACTGGTGTGGCAAAAAACTTCATATCATACTGGAGGAAATAATCCGAAAGAATCCCAATGGCCCCATTCCCGAACTCCTCGATCAAACGTTTACTTCTGTTGACGCACAGTTGGAGAAGCTCCCTCTTAAGAATAGTGGATGCACAGCTGCCGTCGCCGTGCTGCGTTGGGAGGAACGGGTCCCGAGTGACCGCTCGGCAACCGGTTCTCAGGCTATTGCGCCGGCTACTGCGGCAGCCACGAAGGCTGCTAAGCTGACTTCAGAAGAGACCGCAGACGACAAGGCGGCATCAAGTGGTCCCGAGGCTACCCATGCCAAACTGAAGAGTGCAGCAAGCCGCCAGCGCGTTCTCTACACGGCTAACGTTGGCGATGCCCGTATTATACTCTGCCGCGGCGGTAAAGCGCTTCGTCTTTCGTATGACCACAAGGGCAGCGACGAGAATGAAGGAAAACGGATAGCGAACGCTGGCGGTTTGATACTCAACAACCGCGTTAATGGTGTTTTGGCCGTAACGAGAGCTCTGGGCGACACCTATATGAAGGATCTTGTCACTGGGCACCCGTATACCACCGAGACCGTCATTCAGCCCGAGAGTGACGAGTTTATGATTATTGCTTGCGATGGA CTTTGGGATGTCTGTTCCGATCAAGAGGCTGTCGACCTTGTTCGCAACATTGAGGACCCGGTTGAGGCATCGAAGCTTCTCGTTGATCATGCGCTGAACCGCTTCAGCACGGACAACCTGTCCTGCATGATTGTTCGTCTCGACAAGGAAGCCTTGTTAGAGAGCCAGAACGACAAGGAGAACGCCATTGGAATTGAGCGCCCTCCGCCCAATCCAGCCAAGGTCAGCGAGTCTGAAAAGATCATCCGGGAGACGAAGCAAAAGATTGCTGAGGGAGGTGCCCCGGCCATTGGCGTCTCGGCGAGCAACAGTGGACGTGGGCATGACCCCGCGTCAATTGATAATGGTGACTTCAAGCCGACGACGCTAGATGGGACCCTTGAAGAGGAGCCTGGACCGATTGATGATGGCGAATCCCCGGAAGTTGCCCCTGACACGACTCCGGCTATTCTCCCGGCCGAGGTTGAACAGACTGATGCCGCAGCACCCAAGAAGAGTTCTTAG
- a CDS encoding YEATS family protein, giving the protein MTKIASKSSSPNQGLPVPSGKGSRLGDWLRESSLGFGLGASPQSQERRQHGQGQARPTPLLPSCSKKHNHLLLSTLRSPPLLQNIPLLALAVAPVRSMRGRFGRNAKSKQRHTSPQNHYFAKLINMSSAEATEPKVEETKPVEVRSPLCRTRTRSPALVMFSYEDNLKLTASHGFSTTGEAEKPVTSSSVFSMFGGGAKKEKKEDEDRGDNSGSAKAQRDAAKKDGEEDEAPESEDVHFEPVIKLTEKVDVATNEEAEEQLFKMRAKLFKFVKETTEWKERGTGDVRLLKHKENGKTRLVMRRDKTLKVCANHYIVPEMKLSPNVGSDRSWVWNAAADVSEGEAEAVTLAIRFANSENANLFKDSFLKAQKDNEELFKAAEGEPPAAPAAQHAGLSSKRPDSPATTPKLAPLSNLFLHPPIRGRLDHFGEEKLKSARKTCTEWFLASFPATRNTLARGKLSSHTLGVCMARASPSAFQSQTSKSQLTSPLSEPDTLLDPYPALIQQLIMIVEVRYCDQSFRSSQRASSRRFATSPSPARPIQTPCSLTAAWRMNTAYSSPNRPDLGIPYPLFTFLLPNFNGDPATPSLVNTPSTIAPAPNLYLLISSDKPSPVEDFPMRKWSINVYIIGEDGEEHPADCFLKVVYNLHPSFENPTQTFNKPPFRCENEGWGEFDMTIDCYITEKSKQSLSHDLNFAKNRYEAEHTVSFKNPSQALQLILRETGPLPSDDDRLKKKGGAGKKGAQKYDYEKIAQALEKLDEDDLLRVIQIINDNKTAETYIKSDVDGELAPASPGVDLLAAGEFSIDLYTMSDQMTKLLWDYLHWPLRAISMGLHGLRKWAGLDIYDRPLTSQKSKKGLVTFPATESSTSRADEST; this is encoded by the exons ATGACCAAGATAGCGTCAAAATCCTCATCCCCAAATCAGGGACTCCCGGTCCCCAGTGGCAAAGGCAGCAGGCTTGGTGATTGGCTGCGCGAATCCAGCTTGGGCTTTGGCTTAGGTGCATCCCCACAGAGCCAGGAGCGGCGACAGCAT GGCCAGGGCCAGGCCCGCCCGACACCCCTCCTGCCCTCCTGTT CGAAGAAACATAATCATCTTTTGCTTTCCACTCTCCGATCCCCCCCTTTACTGCAGAACATACCACTGCTAGCCCTG GCCGTCGCGCCCGTCCGCTCGATGAGGGGCAGATTTGGTCGTAATGCAAA ATCTAAACAGCGTCATACTTCACCCCAAAACCACTACTTCGCAAAACTCATCAATATGTCTTCTGCCGAAGCTACCGAGCCCAAGGTCGAGGAGACCAAGCCCGTCGAGGTACGATCACCCCTTTGTCGCACGCGCACTCGCTCCCCCGCCCTCGTCATGTTCTCATACGAAGATAATTTAAAGCTCACCGCATCTCACGGGTTCTCC ACTACCGGCGAGGCTGAGAAGCCTGTGACCTCCTCTTCCGTTTTCTCTATGTTCGGAGGTGGtgccaagaaggagaagaaggaggacgaGGACCGCGGTGACAACTCTGGCAGCGCAAAGGCCCAGCGCGATGCCGCAAAGAAGGACGGCGAG GAGGATGAAGCCCCCGAGTCCGAAGATGTCCACTTCGAGCCCGTCATCAAGCTGACGGAGAAGGTCGACGTCGCCACCAACGAGGAGGCCGAGGAGCAGCTTTTCAAGATGCGCGCCAAGCTTTTCAAGTTCGTCAAGGAGACCACTGAGTGGAAGGAGCGCGGCACTGGTGATGTCCGCTTGCTCAAGCACAAGGAGAACGGCAAGACCCGTCTCGTCATGCGCCGTGACAAGACCCTCAAGGTCTGCGCCAACCACTACA TCGTTCCTGAGATGAAGCTGTCCCCCAACGTCGGTTCCGATCGCAGCTGGGTGTGgaacgccgccgccgatgtTAGCGAGGGTGAGGCTGAGGCCGTTACCCTGGCCATCCGCTTCGCCAACTCTGAAA ACGCAAACCTCTTCAAGGACTCTTTCCTGAAGGCCCAGAAGGACAACGAGGAGCTTTTCAAGGCCGCTGAGGGCGAGCCCCCCGCCGCCCCCGCT GCCCAGCACGCCGGGCTGTCATCGAAACGGCCCGACTCCCCTGCAACAACACCGAAACTAGCACCATTGTCAAACTTGTTTTTACACCCCCCGATACGAGGCAGGCTGGATCACTTCGGTGAGGAGAAGCTGAAGAGTGCAAGAAAGACTTGCACCGAGTGGT TCCTTGCTTCCTTCCCCGCAACACGCAACACGCTTGCACGCGGTAAGCTTTCCAGCCACACCCTGGGTGTCTGCATGGCCCGAGCGTCACCCTCAGCCTTCCAGTCCCAAACCTCCAAATCCCAACTG ACCTCCCCCCTCTCCGAACCCGACACCCTGCTTGACCCCTATCCTGCGTTGATACAGCAGCTCATCATGATTGTCGAGGTAAGATACTGCGATCAATCCTTCCGCTCCTCCCAGCGCGCTTCGTCGCGTCGATTTGCGACATCACCATCACCAGCTCGCCCTATCCAAACGCCATGCTCGTTGACA GCAGCCTGGAGGATGAATACTGCGTATTCTTCACCCAATCGACCTGATCTTGGCATACCATACCCTTTGTTCACCTTCCTCCTCCCCAACTTCAACGGGGACCCAGCTACACC TTCACTTGTAAACACCCCTTCTACCATAGCGCCAGCGCCTAATCTTTATCTCCTCATCTCTAGCGACAAGCCGTCCCCCGTCGAGGATTTCCCCATGCGGAAATGGTCGATCAACGTCTACATCATCGGCGAGGATGGTGAGGAGCACCCGGCCGACTGCTTCCTCAAGGTCGTCTACAACCTCCATCCTTCCTTTGAGAACCCGACCCAAA CCTTCAACAAGCCTCCTTTCCGTTGTGAAAACGAGGGATGGGGTGAATTCGATATGACGATCGATTGCTACATTACCGAAAAGTCGAAGCAGTCCCTCAGCCACGACCTCAACTTCGCTAAGAACCGCTACGAGGCCGAGCATACCGTTTCCTTCAAGAACCCCTCGCAGGCCCTGCAGCTAATTTTGCGCGAAACCGGCCCCTTGCCATCAGACGATGACCGCCTCAAGAAGAAGGGTGGCGCTGGTAAGAAGGGTGCCCAGAAGTACGACTATGAAAAGATTGCCCAGGCGCTTGAGAAGCTGGATGAGGATGACCTGCTCCGCGTCATTCAGATCATCAACGATAACAAGACAGCGGAGACATACATCAAGAGTGATGTCGATGGTGAGCTTGCGCCTGCTTCCCCTGGTGTCGATCTCTTGGCCG CGGGAGAGTTTTCCATTGATCTGTATACGATGTCGGATCAGATGACCAAGCTCCTGTGGGACTACTTG CACTGGCCTTTGCGCGCAATATCTATGGGACTGCATGGGCTTCGGAAGTGGGCTGGGCTGGATATATATGACCGGCCGCTGACCTCACAAAAGAGCAAGAAGGGCCTTGTCA CTTTCCCCGCGACCGAATCGAGCACGAGTCGGGCAGACGAATCGACATGA